The Mesorhizobium sp. AR02 genomic interval GTCCCACGTCTGGCTGCCAAAGCCGAGGCTGCTGAGGAACAGCATCGGCTGCCCCTGCCCCCACTCGCGCCAATAGAGCTGCGTCCCGTCGGTGGTCGTGATGAAAGGCATTTTTCGTCTCCTCGTTTTGAACCCGTTCAGGCTGGGACGAACTGGTAGTCGACCAGGATGTGACCCTCGGCATCGACGGTCAGGAATTCGAGGCCGGTCGCCAAAACGGTGTCGCTGTCGGCCGGCAGCATCTCCCAGGTGAAAGTGACGACGTCGTGCAGCAGCCGGGCATTCGAGGCGGCGCGGAAGCGGTTGCCGTCGTCGCGGACATTCTTCTCGTGCGACCCGCGCACCCGTGCCTCGAGTGCCTCGTAACCGCGCACCGCGCGTTCGCCGACATAGTGCTGGCCGTCGGACACCCACAGGGCGGCAATGCCCGCGCGGCGACGCTCTGCGTCCGTCTCGTTCCACACGGCGACATAGCGGTCGGCCAACGCCTGGGCATCCAGGGACCTGGTCATGATCTTCACTCCATCTGTTTGCGAAAACGGCAATGCACCGCCTCTTCGGAGGAGAGAATTCGCCGGGTGGAGGATCGAAATCCATGACCTCGGAGGTCAAAAAGCGACGGCCTGGTCACGTCGAATTTGACCTTCCAGGTCATTGAACCGCGGCGCCATCGCGCGTTAGGCTCCGGCGATGACACTGCACCAGACACCCTTTGGCGTGCTGCTGCGGCGCTGGCGCGAGCAGCGCCGGATGACGCAGACCGATCTCGCTTTGGCGGCGGACAGTTCGACCAGGCATCTTTCCTATCTCGAGACCGGACGCTCGCGGCCAAGCCGCGAGATGATCGTGCGGCTGGCCGAATGCCTCGTAGTGCCGCTGCGCGATCAGAACACGCTGCTGCTCGCGGCCGGCTTTGCGCCCGGCTTCCAGGAGCGCTCGCTTGCGGAACTGGAGGCGGCCAGGACAGCGATCGACAGCGTGCTGCAGGCGCACAAGCCCTACCCGGCCTTCGCCGTCGACCGCCATTGGAACGTGGTGCTGTCGAACTCGGCGCTGCCGCAGCTCTATGAGGGATGCTCAACCGATCTCATGCGCAGCCCGGTCAATTCCGTGCGCCTCATCCTGCATCCGGCCGGCATGGGTCCGCGCATCCTGAACTTCGCCGCCTGGCGCGCGCATACGGTGCATGTTCTGCGCCAGCAGATCGAGGCGCGCGCCGATCCGGTCATCCAGGGCCTGCTGGCCGAAGTGATGGCCTATCCCTCGCCGGCCGGTTCCGACGTGGCGGAAGGGCTGGAAGCGGCGCAGCGGCTGGCAACGCCGCTGCGCATCGCAACGCGCCTCGGCACCGTGTCCTTCCTCAACACCACGACCGTTTTCGGCACGCCCAACGATGTGACGCTGGCGGAGCTTGCCCTGGAAATGCTGTTTCCGGCCGACAACCAGACCATCGAGATCGTCAAGACCATGGCCAAGGAAACGGCAGCGGCGTGACGCCGATGCGGAAATCAACTCGCGGCGCTGAAGCGCAGGATTTCGTGACCGTCCTTGTCTGATA includes:
- a CDS encoding helix-turn-helix domain-containing protein, which codes for MTLHQTPFGVLLRRWREQRRMTQTDLALAADSSTRHLSYLETGRSRPSREMIVRLAECLVVPLRDQNTLLLAAGFAPGFQERSLAELEAARTAIDSVLQAHKPYPAFAVDRHWNVVLSNSALPQLYEGCSTDLMRSPVNSVRLILHPAGMGPRILNFAAWRAHTVHVLRQQIEARADPVIQGLLAEVMAYPSPAGSDVAEGLEAAQRLATPLRIATRLGTVSFLNTTTVFGTPNDVTLAELALEMLFPADNQTIEIVKTMAKETAAA